A region from the Equus asinus isolate D_3611 breed Donkey chromosome 3, EquAss-T2T_v2, whole genome shotgun sequence genome encodes:
- the CXXC4 gene encoding CXXC-type zinc finger protein 4 isoform X1, producing the protein MNTNVCVEPGPSPEAPGLPKDSHLPEGALNSLVDYNSEMERYRSFASSFYKTGGGAFPQAAKIARITTPIFPGSAAAAAAAARIGMSPWSCDNAATAAAATAMLWGSGGGGGGGAGAGRKSSSAAAAAAAPAASTAGLPAGGGGGGGGGGGGAGGGGGRTPVHHRNDSPRLGKAGCAPEPALQMANTNFLSGLAPEHCRPLAGECMNKLKCGAAEAEIMNLPERVGTFSALPALGGLSLPPGVIVMTALPSPAAASAAVTDSAFQIANLADCPQSHSSSSSSSSGGAGGANPAKKKRKRCGVCVPCKRLINCGVCSSCRNRKTGHQICKFRKCEELKKKPGASLERTPVPSAEAFRWFF; encoded by the exons ATGAACACCAACGTCTGCGTGGAGCCCGGGCCGAGCCCGGAGGCGCCGGGCCTGcccaaggacagccacctgccCGAGGGGGCCCTCAACAGCCTTGTGGATTACAACTCGGAGATGGAGCGCTACCGCTCCTTCGCCAGCTCCTTCTACAAGACGGGCGGGGGCGCCTTCCCGCAGGCCGCCAAGATCGCGCGCATCACCACCCCCATCTTCCCGggcagcgccgccgccgccgcggccgccgcgcgCATCGGCATGTCCCCCTGGAGCTGCGACAACGcggccaccgccgccgccgccaccgccatGCTCTGGGGCAgcgggggaggcgggggcgggggcgcgggcgcgggcagGAAGtcctcctccgccgccgccgccgccgccgcccccgccgcctccACCGCTGGGCTCCcggcgggcgggggcggcggcggcggcggcggcggcggcggcgcggggggcggcggcggccggacccCCGTGCACCACCGGAACGACTCCCCGCGGCTGGGCAAGGCGGGCTGCGCGCCCGAGCCGGCGCTGCAGATGGCGAACACGAACTTCCTCTCCGGCCTGGCGCCCGAGCACTGCAGGCCCCTGGCGGGCGAGTGCATGAACAAGCTCAAGTGCGGCGCGGCCGAGGCCGAGATCATGAACCTGCCCGAGCGCGTGGGCACCTTCTCCGCGCTGCCGGCCCTGGGCGGCCTGTCGCTGCCCCCGGGGGTCATCGTCATGACGGCGCTCCCCTCCCCCGCGGCCGCCTCGGCCGCCGTCACGGACAGCGCGTTCCAGATCGCCAACCTGGCGGACTGCCCGCAGAGCCACtcgtcgtcgtcgtcgtcgtcgtcgGGGGGCGCAGGCGGGGCCAACCCCGCCAAGAAGAAGAGGAAGCGCTGCGGGGTCTGCGTGCCCTGCAAGCGGCTCATCAACTGCGGCGtctgcagcagctgcaggaacCGCAAAACGGGACACCAGATCTGCAAATTCAGGAAATGCGAAGAGCTCAAGAAAAAACCTGGCGCTTCGCTAGAG AGAACACCTGTTCCCAGCGCCGAAGCTTTCCGATGGTTCTTTTAA
- the CXXC4 gene encoding CXXC-type zinc finger protein 4 isoform X2: MNTNVCVEPGPSPEAPGLPKDSHLPEGALNSLVDYNSEMERYRSFASSFYKTGGGAFPQAAKIARITTPIFPGSAAAAAAAARIGMSPWSCDNAATAAAATAMLWGSGGGGGGGAGAGRKSSSAAAAAAAPAASTAGLPAGGGGGGGGGGGGAGGGGGRTPVHHRNDSPRLGKAGCAPEPALQMANTNFLSGLAPEHCRPLAGECMNKLKCGAAEAEIMNLPERVGTFSALPALGGLSLPPGVIVMTALPSPAAASAAVTDSAFQIANLADCPQSHSSSSSSSSGGAGGANPAKKKRKRCGVCVPCKRLINCGVCSSCRNRKTGHQICKFRKCEELKKKPGASLEA, from the exons ATGAACACCAACGTCTGCGTGGAGCCCGGGCCGAGCCCGGAGGCGCCGGGCCTGcccaaggacagccacctgccCGAGGGGGCCCTCAACAGCCTTGTGGATTACAACTCGGAGATGGAGCGCTACCGCTCCTTCGCCAGCTCCTTCTACAAGACGGGCGGGGGCGCCTTCCCGCAGGCCGCCAAGATCGCGCGCATCACCACCCCCATCTTCCCGggcagcgccgccgccgccgcggccgccgcgcgCATCGGCATGTCCCCCTGGAGCTGCGACAACGcggccaccgccgccgccgccaccgccatGCTCTGGGGCAgcgggggaggcgggggcgggggcgcgggcgcgggcagGAAGtcctcctccgccgccgccgccgccgccgcccccgccgcctccACCGCTGGGCTCCcggcgggcgggggcggcggcggcggcggcggcggcggcggcgcggggggcggcggcggccggacccCCGTGCACCACCGGAACGACTCCCCGCGGCTGGGCAAGGCGGGCTGCGCGCCCGAGCCGGCGCTGCAGATGGCGAACACGAACTTCCTCTCCGGCCTGGCGCCCGAGCACTGCAGGCCCCTGGCGGGCGAGTGCATGAACAAGCTCAAGTGCGGCGCGGCCGAGGCCGAGATCATGAACCTGCCCGAGCGCGTGGGCACCTTCTCCGCGCTGCCGGCCCTGGGCGGCCTGTCGCTGCCCCCGGGGGTCATCGTCATGACGGCGCTCCCCTCCCCCGCGGCCGCCTCGGCCGCCGTCACGGACAGCGCGTTCCAGATCGCCAACCTGGCGGACTGCCCGCAGAGCCACtcgtcgtcgtcgtcgtcgtcgtcgGGGGGCGCAGGCGGGGCCAACCCCGCCAAGAAGAAGAGGAAGCGCTGCGGGGTCTGCGTGCCCTGCAAGCGGCTCATCAACTGCGGCGtctgcagcagctgcaggaacCGCAAAACGGGACACCAGATCTGCAAATTCAGGAAATGCGAAGAGCTCAAGAAAAAACCTGGCGCTTCGCTAGAG GCATGA